A genomic region of Arachis stenosperma cultivar V10309 chromosome 9, arast.V10309.gnm1.PFL2, whole genome shotgun sequence contains the following coding sequences:
- the LOC130951796 gene encoding galactinol synthase 2-like has protein sequence MAPAITTLTAPKATVVNGRTAGNRAFVTFLAGNGDYVKGVVGLAKGLRKTKTMYPLVVAVLPDVPEEHRKILISQGCIVREIEPVYPPENQTQFAMAYYVINYSKLRIWEFVEYSKMIYLDGDIQVFENIDHLFDLPDNYFYAVMDCFCEPTWGHTSQYKIGYCQQCPDKVQWPKNFGPKPPLYFNAGMFVYEPNLVTYHDLLKTLQVTKPTSFAEQDFLNNYFKDKYKPISNVYNLVLAMLWRHPENVELDKVKVVHYCAAGSKPWRYTGKEDNMDREDIKMLVKKWWDIYEDETLDFNHPVNSERFKMAILESGSEIKFVPAPSAA, from the exons atgGCTCCTGCTATCACTACCCTCACTGCACCCAAAGCCACCGTGGTCAATGGCCGCACCGCTGGTAACCGTGCTTTTGTGACGTTCCTTGCCGGGAACGGTGACTATGTGAAAGGTGTTGTAGGGTTGGCAAAGGGTCtgagaaaaacgaaaacaatGTACCCTCTTGTTGTTGCAGTGCTACCCGATGTTCCTGAAGAGCACAGAAAGATTCTGATATCTCAAGGGTGCATTGTTAGGGAGATTGAGCCTGTGTATCCACCTGAGAACCAGACACAGTTTGCTATGGCCTATTATGTCATCAACTACTCCAAGCTTCGTATTTGGGAG TTTGTGGAGTATAGCAAGATGATATATCTGGACGGTGACATTCAAGTGTTTGAGAACATTGACCACCTCTTTGACTTGCCGGATAACTACTTCTATGCTGTGATGGACTGTTTTTGTGAACCAACTTGGGGCCACACCTCCCAGTACAAGATCGGTTATTGCCAGCAATGCCCTGATAAGGTTCAATGGCCTAAGAACTTTGGTCCGAAGCCCCCACTTTATTTCAATGCTGGCATGTTCGTTTATGAACCAAATCTTGTTACCTATCATGACCTTCTTAAAACACTTCAAGTCACAAAACCTACATCCTTTGCAGAGCAG GACTTTTTGAACAATTACTTCAAGGATAAGTACAAGCCCATATCAAATGTTTACAACCTTGTTCTTGCCATGTTGTGGCGTCATCCTGAAAATGTTGAGCTTGACAAAGTTAAAGTAGTTCATTACTGTGCTGCT GGGTCTAAACCATGGAGGTATACTGGGAAGGAAGATAACATGGATAGAGAAGACATCAAGATGCTGGTGAAGAAATGGTGGGATATATATGAAGATGAGACTCTGGATTTCAATCA